One stretch of Streptomyces sp. R21 DNA includes these proteins:
- a CDS encoding serine hydrolase domain-containing protein — MSVRASVQAALVGAAAVTIAATLAGPAAAAPAGGTGGDHSGTQAAMDAAVKDGVPGVAGQAKDAHGTWKATSGVGNIKTGKPRSPEDRYRVGSITKTFTSTVLLQLEAEGKLSLDDTVDKWLPGVVRGHGHDGRKITVRQLLNHTSGIYNYTADETFGRTYFLKDGFFKHRYDTKAPEQLVGIAMSHKPVFAPGASWSYSNTNYVLAGMVIKSVTGHSYATEIRHRIIEPLHLRATSVPGTRVTVPAPSSRAYSKLAETTTGPTYDVTKLNPSLASSAGEMISDSADLNRFYSALLRGKLLPPKQLKEMKTTVKTDGTARYGLGIADISLPCGPHLWGHDGGIHGSSSLAVTTPDGRHSLAFNFNGDWSGDAGAVVTAEFCGK; from the coding sequence ATGTCAGTACGTGCCTCGGTGCAGGCGGCACTGGTGGGAGCGGCCGCGGTGACGATAGCCGCGACCCTGGCGGGACCCGCGGCGGCGGCTCCCGCCGGAGGAACCGGCGGCGACCACAGCGGGACGCAGGCGGCCATGGACGCGGCCGTGAAGGACGGCGTTCCGGGCGTCGCCGGCCAGGCGAAGGACGCGCACGGCACATGGAAGGCGACGTCGGGCGTGGGCAACATCAAGACGGGCAAGCCGCGTTCGCCCGAGGACCGTTACCGGGTCGGCAGCATCACCAAGACGTTCACCTCCACCGTCCTCCTCCAACTGGAGGCGGAGGGCAAGCTGTCGCTGGACGACACGGTCGACAAGTGGCTGCCGGGCGTGGTCCGGGGTCACGGCCACGACGGCAGGAAGATCACCGTCCGCCAACTCCTCAACCACACCTCGGGCATCTACAACTACACGGCGGACGAGACCTTCGGCCGTACGTACTTCCTGAAGGACGGCTTCTTCAAGCACCGCTACGACACCAAGGCCCCCGAGCAACTGGTGGGGATCGCGATGTCCCACAAGCCGGTCTTCGCGCCCGGCGCGTCCTGGAGCTACTCGAACACGAACTACGTACTGGCGGGCATGGTCATCAAGAGCGTGACGGGCCACTCCTACGCGACGGAGATCCGCCACCGCATCATCGAACCGCTCCACCTGCGCGCCACGTCGGTCCCGGGAACCCGGGTCACGGTCCCGGCCCCCAGCAGCCGCGCCTACTCGAAGCTCGCGGAGACGACCACGGGCCCCACCTACGACGTCACGAAGCTCAACCCCTCCCTCGCCTCCTCGGCAGGCGAGATGATCTCCGACTCCGCCGATCTGAACCGCTTCTACTCGGCCCTCCTCCGCGGCAAGCTCCTGCCTCCGAAGCAGCTCAAGGAGATGAAGACCACGGTCAAGACGGACGGCACCGCCCGCTACGGCCTGGGTATCGCCGACATCTCTCTGCCCTGCGGCCCTCACCTCTGGGGCCACGACGGCGGAATCCACGGCTCCTCCTCGCTGGCCGTCACCACCCCCGACGGCCGCCACTCCCTCGCCTTCAACTTCAACGGCGACTGGTCGGGGGACGCGGGGGCGGTGGTGACGGCGGAGTTCTGCGGGAAGTAG
- a CDS encoding TIGR03767 family metallophosphoesterase: MPRIRSVAAAASAAAPAALNRRTLLAATGAVTLSAGVGYALRPDSAAHAATGHAPAAPQEAPIAVSRKAPVAPLAPYTRGTTLASVATPRGSSGYRRLGDGPAWKRIVRGDLAAPQSGRSARRTALASFVQFTDLHLVDTQHPLRLEFLRSQTASAWRPQETLSVAGAVSLVERVNTLRGAPVTGSPLHFVMTTGDNTDNNSRTELDWFLKVMSGGRITPNSGDPRHYEGVQNSDLKLYWQPDAALRDADKQLGFPRIQGFLEAAIREVQSPGLGLPWYSTVGNHDALPLGCYGHGDSYLADFATGGKKLMSLPAATSKALWKSIKNGTDPKGIQFRDLLKAHTRDLRSVTPDERRAPFTPADYLRAHLDPAHTGPGPIGHGYSSANLAANTQYYTFRIAEDVLGISLDTTDPGGHYAGSIGTAQMKWLERTLTENKDSYVLVFSHHTSKSMDNPHTDPAHPRERRHTGAELVSLLGNHRNVLAWVNGHTHRNEIVAHQAAGHHSFWEISTASHVDFPQLARIIELVDNHDGTLSLFTTLIESGAPHRTDYTDLTQTGLAALYRELSFNAPGARTDLSGSSVDRNTELILKKG; encoded by the coding sequence ATGCCGCGCATACGCTCTGTCGCCGCCGCAGCTTCCGCCGCCGCACCCGCGGCCCTCAACCGCCGCACCCTCCTGGCCGCCACCGGAGCGGTGACCCTCTCCGCGGGCGTCGGCTACGCCCTGCGGCCCGACTCGGCGGCCCACGCCGCCACCGGACACGCACCCGCCGCGCCGCAGGAGGCGCCGATCGCCGTGTCCCGCAAGGCGCCCGTCGCACCCCTGGCCCCCTACACCCGCGGCACCACGCTGGCCTCCGTCGCGACGCCCCGCGGCAGCTCCGGCTACCGCCGGCTCGGCGACGGACCCGCCTGGAAGCGGATCGTGCGCGGAGACCTCGCCGCGCCGCAGTCGGGCCGCAGCGCACGGCGCACCGCGCTCGCCTCGTTCGTGCAGTTCACCGACCTGCACCTGGTCGACACCCAGCACCCGCTGCGCCTGGAGTTCCTGCGGTCCCAGACCGCGAGCGCCTGGCGGCCGCAGGAGACACTGTCCGTCGCGGGCGCCGTCTCGCTCGTCGAGCGCGTCAACACGCTGCGGGGAGCACCCGTCACCGGCTCCCCGCTGCACTTCGTGATGACCACCGGCGACAACACCGACAACAACTCCAGGACAGAGCTGGACTGGTTCCTGAAGGTCATGAGCGGCGGGCGCATCACCCCCAACTCCGGTGACCCGCGCCACTACGAGGGCGTCCAGAACAGCGACCTCAAGCTCTACTGGCAGCCCGACGCGGCCCTGCGCGACGCCGACAAGCAGCTCGGCTTCCCGCGCATCCAGGGCTTCCTGGAGGCCGCGATCCGCGAGGTGCAGAGCCCCGGCCTCGGCCTGCCCTGGTACTCCACAGTCGGCAACCACGACGCGCTGCCCCTCGGCTGCTACGGACACGGCGACTCCTACCTCGCCGACTTCGCCACCGGCGGCAAGAAGCTGATGTCGCTGCCCGCCGCGACCAGCAAGGCCCTGTGGAAGTCCATCAAGAACGGCACAGACCCCAAGGGCATCCAGTTCAGGGACCTGCTGAAGGCCCACACCCGCGACCTGCGCTCGGTCACCCCCGACGAGCGGCGCGCCCCGTTCACGCCCGCCGACTACCTCCGGGCGCACCTCGACCCCGCGCACACCGGCCCCGGCCCCATCGGGCACGGCTACTCGTCGGCGAACCTCGCGGCGAACACGCAGTACTACACCTTCCGCATCGCCGAGGACGTCCTCGGCATCAGCCTGGACACCACCGACCCGGGCGGTCACTACGCCGGCTCCATCGGCACGGCCCAGATGAAGTGGCTGGAGCGGACGCTGACCGAGAACAAGGACTCCTACGTCCTCGTCTTCAGCCACCACACCAGCAAGTCGATGGACAACCCGCACACCGACCCCGCGCACCCGCGCGAACGACGCCACACCGGCGCCGAGCTGGTCAGCCTCCTCGGCAACCACCGCAACGTGCTGGCCTGGGTGAACGGCCACACCCACCGCAACGAGATCGTCGCCCACCAGGCCGCCGGTCACCACTCCTTCTGGGAGATCTCCACCGCCTCGCACGTCGACTTCCCCCAACTCGCCCGCATCATCGAGCTGGTGGACAACCACGACGGCACGCTCTCCCTCTTCACCACCCTCATCGAGTCCGGCGCCCCGCACCGCACGGACTACACCGACCTCACCCAGACGGGCCTGGCCGCGCTCTACCGCGAACTGTCCTTCAACGCCCCCGGCGCGCGGACGGACCTGTCCGGTTCGTCGGTGGACCGCAACACGGAACTGATCCTCAAGAAGGGCTGA